The following coding sequences are from one Burkholderia stabilis window:
- a CDS encoding FecR/PupR family sigma factor regulator, whose amino-acid sequence MNESQRDADSGDANTRADAIREGAVRWLLWLRAGDTTEHELDAFGRWRAQSDAHARTVRELIWMWAVLETAGRQEPGESGGSPRTH is encoded by the coding sequence ATGAACGAATCGCAACGGGATGCGGATTCCGGCGACGCGAACACGCGTGCCGACGCGATCCGCGAGGGCGCGGTGCGCTGGCTGCTGTGGCTGCGCGCCGGCGACACGACGGAGCACGAACTCGACGCTTTCGGGCGCTGGCGCGCGCAGAGCGACGCGCACGCGCGCACGGTGCGCGAGCTGATCTGGATGTGGGCCGTGCTGGAGACGGCCGGCCGCCAGGAACCGGGCGAGTCGGGCGGATCGCCGCGCACGCATTGA